TTAAACTAACAAAAATAAATAAAATGATAAGACTTAAAGTTAAAACATTTATAGCCTTTTTATCATTATCAGCTATTGCAATTCCATGTTCATATTTTAACGAGCTAATAATCGTTAAAAAACCCAAAATTGAAGTATACAACGTTAAAACACCATATTCTTCTGGGAGATAGATTCTAGATATAACGGGAGAAAGAACAGTATTTAGCAATTGAGCAAATGCTGTTCCTCCAGAAACTAAAAGAACACTTTTAGTAAAATTATTATTTGAAATTTTATTGAATAACTTCACTTTTTTTCCTCTCCATGCCAAACAGTAATATTTTTTGTGTGCTACTCTTCAACAACTTTATCGATAATTCTACTCCATTTTTTCTCCCACAGTTCATTATTAAACCCTTCTAATACAGTGTTATAGGCGTTAGCTGACAAACGTTCTCTTAAGCGTTCATTTAGTATCAATTTTTGAATAGCTTCATATAGTTCTAATTCATCAGGATTTATTAAAAAACCGTTATAATTATCTATTAAAATATTTGCCATACCACCTATATTAGTTGCAACAACTGCACATTTAGAGGCCATTGCCTCTAACAAAGATAAGGATGTCCCCTCTGATCCCAGTGTTGGAACTACAGCAATGTGATGTTTTTGATGAAACTCAAGGCTATTCTCACTTTTATATTTTATAAATTCAACTTTCGGATTTTTATTAAACATTTTTTTTAGATATCCTTCATCCGGTCCCTCACCCGCAAAAGTAACATACACATTTCCATATTTTTCCATAATTACCTTTATAACATTTGAAAATAATCTTGTTCCACGAACTTGAACAAACCTTCTAGCAAACATGATTCTTATAATGTCTTTTTCTTTGGCTGGTATACTTTTTTTTATTTTGGTGCTATTTGGAATCGGATATATGGCATTTTTATTACAAAACACCTGTGTTCTATACCAATTTACGAAATTATAGTCAACTGAAACAATATTTTTAATTTCTCTTATTTTCTTTAATCTCAGGTAGTTACCTACTGACTTTCTAATCACTTCTAATAATAGATATCTTTTTGTAAAATGATTAGTATTTGGAATATCCCAGCCAACTCCGTGTTGTATTGCTATAACGTGTTTTATTGAGGTAGGAACAAATAAATCCTCTGTTGCAAAAATAATTACATCATCATTTCCAGACAACTCCTCAACAAATTCAGTCAAAATTTTTGCTTTCTTTTTTTCCTTAGAAGACATATTTACTTTAACACCGTGCACGTCTATATTGTTATATTTTTTCTTAAAGTTCCTATTAGAAAATTGGACTATTACAGGTACCTCGTCTCTCCTTTCTATAACCTTGGCTAATTGCCTTATATAAGTTTGAATTCCACCAACTGTATAATTTTCTCCCTCCATATCAAAAAAAGAACGATATGTTATAAAAATTCTACGCATAATTTCAAATCCTTTTTTATTATATTAATAGTGTGTCTTAGTACTTTTTTTAACAACTGCATGTATCTCTTTAAATCCAATTATCATAAAAACCCAAAACTCTTTACTTTCAAAAATATTCAAGCTAAAAAATAAAGGTATAAACCATAAAGAAAAAATAATCATATAAAATATTTTGTCATAGAAAGCACTATTTAACATAACTTTAAAGGATCTAGACCAAATTATAAAGAAAACGCACAATCCTAGTAATCCATAAGAGGTTATTATTTCTAAGATAAAATTATGAGGGTACACACCAAAAGAACTATGAAATGCTGCAGTACCGTTACCAATTAGAAAATTAATTTTAAAATATTCAATTGCTTTTTGCCATAATATTTCCCGCCCAGTCAACCCAATTTCAAAAGAGTTATAAATTAACATGTTTTTAAATGTAGATAAAGAATAACTATTAAAATTCAATTTATCTGTTAAATTTATTAAAAAGTTAAGCATATTAGTTAAATTATTCCAAACAAGATAACAACCTATAAATATAATTCCATATAAAAATGTCCCCTTAATTATTACTGATTTCTTATTTATAGATTTTTTTATAGGGATAACGTTAAATAAAAACACAATAAATAAAGCTGCTAAAGCTGACCCTTTGTTAGCAAATATTACAACTTCTATGAAAGCAAAAAAGGAAATTATTTTCATCCATTTTATATTTAAATATTTACCTCCGATATATAAACCTGTGAATGCAGGAAGCATGAAATTAAATCCAAAACTCATATAGTCCGTAGTAAACATATAACCAACAAACGGATCCCAAAAATAAAGTATGAATAGAACAAATGAAAAGTAAGAATAGTAAATTAGAACTTGTTTTTTATTGTGAACAAGCGAAAATAAGTACATCGTTATCATACAGTAAATTATAAAATTATATACGTAGTTATCTAACTCAATATTTCTTCTAAACAAAAGATCAATACCTAACAAAAAAAGTATAGTAAAAACAAAAAATAAAATTCGGATGTTTAGTATCAACTTATTATATAATAGTGAGAATGATAATATAGATATTACGCTGGCAAGCAATAAATAAGTTGAAAGCTGCGGGAAATTACTTGTTACAATCTTTAACAAACTAAATAAAAACAAATATAAAACAAATAAAAATTCATTTATATTACTTTTTTTCATAACCTAACAGTACAATCCTTTATTTTTTTTGTTATATATATTAGTAAATCTATATTAAATCTTAAAGGAATAAATTTAATTACTCTTAAGTAAAACCTAAAAGCAGCTAGATATTCTTTACATTTAATATAATTTAACAAGACTCCTCTATATCTATAAGAATAGATAATTTTTTTACCATTTTTATATACCTTATCACATGCTTCTATTTGTTTCTCATGAATCTTTAAATAAAAATTAAAGTTTTCTTCATTTTCTTTTGGGTCAGCAACATTTGAACGGTCTCTAGTATCAAATTGAACTAATACTTTTTTTACTACACCTAATCGGTATCCATGATTGAAAAATCTTAATAAAAAAGCAGCCTCCTGATTACGTTGAAATCTTTCATCCCACCCACCACAAAGTATTGCTGCCTCTCTTTTTATCATAATGGTATTCGTAAGCACAAGATGAGTACCACTAAGTAAACCAAAAGTCAGGTCACCTTCTTTAGTAGGTATAACTTCTTTATTGTTTCTATTCCACCCGCAATAAACACCGTCAAATTTTTTATTGTCTAGTAAATACATTACTTGTTCTTTTACTTTATCCGATAGATACCAATCATCATCATCTAGAAAGCAAATGTAATTCCCCTTACTATTCCTAATTCCAGTATTTCTCGCAGCAGCCCCATTCATATTTTTGGGATGCCTGATATATTTAATTTTAGGATTACTAGCATAATCAGCTAATATTAACTCCGTTTCTTTTCTATATTGAGTGCTTGGCTCATTATCATCAACTACAATAACTTCAATTTTTTTATAGCTTTGATTCAGTACTGAATCTATTGCCCTCTTCAACATATCTGACCGTTTATATGTAGTTATAATTATGCTAACAATTGGGTTCTTAGTGTTCTCCATCATAACTAGTTCCTACTTCTTTAATTTTTTATTTATATAATTAAACCTTCTCTACTCCATATCGAAAAAGTAGTTGTTAGGATCTATAAGTTCTAAAAAACAAAATAAATTGAAAATATGGTAATAATTATGAGCTAATATCATCTCTTTTAAGAAAATCTTTTCTTCCTTTCAACATTTGCTTAAAAGCACATAGTGGACCTATATATTCATCGTATAATTCTTTTTTTCGTAATAAAAACTGAAACATTAACAAAAATGATATCAAATTGCCGCCTAATGCTTGAAAAAGGGCCCCACGATCAAAAAAATAATCCTCATTATACCCCGTAAACCAAGTTGATTGATTCTCCTTTATATCCGCAATAATATCTGTTGACGAGTATATTTTCAAACCTTTTTTAAAAGCATCTCTAATAAACAAACTATCTTCACCTGAACCGTAACGTGCTCCTCCACCAAATAACAGAGAAAAAAAGATATTGTTTTTTATTATAGATTCCTTCTTAAAAGCAATATTTACTGTACCAAATTTTAACGAATTGAATATTCTTACTCTACCGTTTTTCTTAATTTTTTTTATTGTTCCCCCATTTTTCATGTGAATAGGTACATTAAACATTATTATATCTGCTTGAGGATTTTTCTTGAATGCTTCAATAACTGTTTTTGGATAGCCATTTCGGTAAACCATATCGTCATCAGCCATCAAACCAATTTCTCCATCCATTCTCATTAACGCATTATTTCTACTTAAACCAACCCCTCTTTCACTAAATGACATAAATTTTATGTTGTATTTATTATATTTTAGTTCTTCTACTTTATTAGTCTCACATTGGTTAATTATTATTGCATCAGATTGAATATTCATTTTTTCTAACAAGCTTTTATCTTTTTGATGCATAGTAGATACTAAAACTTGAAGTTTCATTTCAAACCCCTTTAAAAATAAATTAGTATTTCATCTTGTACTTTCAGCTTTTTCCCAAAAAGGCTTTGCTTTACCTGTAAAGATATTATATACACCAACCCATTGTGCTAAAATGGTAATACAGTAATAGTAAATTAGATTTAAGTACTTATTATTTATTTTGGTAAAAGCTTTAATTAAAGCTAATATATAAAATGTAATTTGACCAATAAATATCAATAGATAAAATAACGATTCTTCTATTAAAAAAACATTTGAAATAAGCAGAAACAAATGAGAAATCCACAAAAGATATCTGCAAGTCCTGTGACCAAAGTAAAAATATGAAAACCATTTATATTTTATAATATTTAGTAACCTTAAGTCTGGTAATATAGCTTTTAAAATGACTCGATTCATTCTAACTTTTCTACTGAATTCATCCTCAATTGTTTCACCAGCTTTTTCATATGCTATAGCATCATGATTACAAATTGCTCTTTTGTTATTTAACGCATAATGCAAAGGCATTGATGCATCGTGGCTATTAATAGGATTGAAATCGTAATAACTCTCATTTCTACATGCATATATAGCGCCATTTCCTGCAGTGATGCTTTGAATTCTACCTTCTATTTCTCGAATTTCTAGATCACTGTCCCAATAACTTGCCTCAGAGTTACTAACGTCATTAACACTATCATTGCTTATTACTAACTTTCCAGATACATAAGCAATATCTTCTGAAGTAAAAGTAGCCATTAGCTCTTTAACAGAGTCTTTATCTAACATCGAATTAGCGTCAGTCATAACTAAGTAATCAGTTCTAACAGTTTTCTGTGCTTCATTTTGAGCATTCGTCTTCCCCATGCGTTCCTTTACTTCATATAACCTAATATCAATATCTGTATGCTTATTAATAAAATCCCTAACTATATCGTTTGTTCTATCACTACTATTGTCTGAAGCAATTAAAAATTTTATTCTATCCTTAGGATAGTTAATTTCCAAAAGGTTATCTAGTTTGGTTTTAATAACTTTTTCTTCATTATGAGCAACTACCATTACTGTTACAGTTGGTTCATAAGAGTAATCTTTTATTATTTTTTTTTTCTTAATAACCCTTCCTAAAATTTTTATAGATAATGGGTAGCCAATCATTCCCCAAAATATGATAAACGCACTTAAAAAAAATATTGCTTTTAAAAAAAATTCCATTATTCTACTCCTAGTAAAAAAGGTTTAACTATCATAAACTCTTAGTTTTCTGCTCTATACTTGGGGAAATACATATTATCTTGAATATCTGATGTATTTTCTCTGCGTATTTCCGTCAATTTATTATATAATTCTTGATTAAAAATCTTTTTACCAATTGTAAATACGTTATGGTGATTTTTATTAAATGCCTTTTTAAATTTATAAAGATTGTCTTCTTTACTTCCAATTCCCCCTCCAAGGTGAAATGATTTGTGTCCATTCTCGCATCCCCAACACGCCGCCTCATATAACAATAAATTTGTTGGTGCAAGATGACGATAAGTTATATCTGATGCTGATAAGTGATAATGCATCTGTTGATTGGAGAACAAAATAATGGACATTGCAATAATCCTGTTTTCATACAAAGCATAAAAAATCATTGAATTATGTTTTAAATCATTAAGAATACTATCATAGAAATCCTTTTCAAAGTAATAATAATCCTTTGCATTGTCTCTATCCATTGTTGCATTATATAGAACCTTAAATTTATGAAACAGATTAACGTCTCTTCCCCAATAGATTAAGACCCCTGATTTTTTTGCTTTTCTTATCATATTTCTGTTTTTACTTGTTATATCAGTCCAAATTTGTTGTTGAGAATCCAACTTTATAGTAATAGTTTTCCCTAGTTCCGATATATCATATAAACCTTCTAATATATCACTATTTTTGAGAACAGGATGAAAACGTACAAATTCACTAATAATACCTCTTTTATTACACTTCTCTATGTATTCATTATTTAATTGCTTTATACTATCTTTCGTCACTTTTCCCTCAACTAAAAATCCCCCATAACCATAAGGAGTTGTAATGTCGAAATATTGATTTTCAGAAAGTGTATCACTGAAATTTATGTTATTGGCAATATCTCTGAGCATAACTACATTGATGGCTTTAATATTCGAATCCTCATAATAAAAAAGCACCGGTTCACCATCGCCATGTATTTTAAAGGCATTAGTGTATTCATTTAGATAATATATATCATAATCACGAAAACCTTTAACTATCTTATTCCACTTTTCTCTATCACTTGCTTCAATTAAAGACAGCATAATTTCCTCCTACAACTCTTTTTTCATCCGACGCCTTTCCGTAATAAAACCTAGAGAATTATATAATTCAACAACTTTTAGATTAGATTCAGATACAAGTAAATCAATTGTTCTTATCCCTTTATCTTTAGCTATTTTTTGTACTTCAGTAATAAGAATAGTTCCAATGCCCTTACCCCTACAGTTTTTTTCTATAATAATTTGATTGATATGTAGTCTTAATTCATTAAAATACTTATGTTTATATAACCAAACAATACCTATTAATTTACCTTTTTCAAATGCACCTACCAATATTGCGTTATTTTGTTCTAAATAGCAGGGAATTTGATCTATTTTCTCATAAGCTATACTTATACTAGTTTTGTATGATACACCAAAGTTTGAGGTGTAAGAATCAATTAACATTTCTAAAATAGTATCTTTATGAGTACTAAAATCTTCAATTCCCAATTCCCTTATTTTCAATAGATGTCCTCCTCTCATCGTCCAAATCCTTAATAGAAGATTTATCGACAACAGTAATATCTTCGCTGCGTATTGTCTTAGTTATTGTCTTGAGAATTATGCTTAAGTCTAGCAACAAATTAATATTGCGGACGTATTCAATATCGATTTCTAGTCGATCAGACCATTCTAAATTATTTCTCCCGTTTACTTGTGCAAGACCAGTAAGACCGGGGCGAACTGTATGTCTTAGCTTTTCAACTTTACTATAGTAAGGTAAGTATCTTTCTAATAAAGGTCTAGGGCCAACGATGGACATATCCCCTTTTAAAATATTAAAAAGCTCTGGTAATTCATCTAAAGATGTAGACCTTAAAAACTCGCCAAATTTAGTTAGTCTCTCACTATCTGGAAGAAGATAGCCATTGTCATCTTCTTCATTTGTCATAGTTCTAAACTTATACATAGTAAAAATCTCTTCATTCATTCCTGGTCTTCTTTGTTTAAACAAGATTGGGGTGCCTAATTTTGTTTTCACTAAAATAGCAATTACTATAAGTAATGGACTTAAAACTATAATAGCAATTAAAGATAGTATAAAATCCATAGGTCTTTTTAAAAACCTTCTATAAATACCACCCTTATATTTCTCCACTTACAACCACAACCCTTTAATAATCTTCACTACTCTTCCTAAGTCCTCATCTGTCATTTTCGTATCTGATGGCAGACAAACACCATTTTCAAATAAGTTTTCTGCAACATCATTACCAATAAAATCATACGCCTCAAAAAACGGTTGCATATGCATTGGTTTCCATATTGGTCTTGATTCAATATTTTCTTCTTCTAATGCTTCCATAATATCAACTGGTCTTACTTTTCCGTTCAATGTAATACAACTAAGCCAACGATTAGGTGCATCAAAAGAATTAGTTGGCATAAAATTAATGTCCTCAAGATCCTTTAATTCTTTTTTATAAAAATCAAAAATATAGGTCTTCTTTGCGACACGTTCGTCTAATACTTTCAATTGTCCTCTTCCAATGCCGGCAACTACATTACTCATCCGATAGTTATATCCTAATTCGCTATGCTGGTAATGTCTTGCCTTATCTCTTGCTTGCGTAGCCCAAAAACGTGCTTTAGCTATTTTGTCCTCATTGTTAGAAATAAGCATACCTCCGCCTGAGGTAGTAATAATTTTATTACCGTTAAAAGAGAAAATTCCGTAGTCTCCAAATGTACCAGTTTGCTTACCTTTGTAATAGGAACCTAATGATTCTGCTGCATCTTCAATTAAAGCTACATCATATTTATTGCACAAATCTATAATTCTATCCATATCCGCAGATAGACCATATAGATGAACGACAATGACTGCCTTCACATTAGGATATTTCTCAAATGCTTCTTCTAACGCATCTGGGTCCATATTCCACGTTTTTTCATCACTATCTATAAATACAGGTATTGCAGATTGATAGATAATCGGATTAGCTGAGGCAGAAAATGTAAGTGACGGACAAAATACAATATCCCCTTCGCCAACACCTGCAGCTTTGAGCGCTAAGTGAATAGCAGCGGTCCCAGAAGATAGTGCTGCCGCTGATTTTATTCCGACTTTATCTGCCAGTTCGTTTTCGAATTGGTTCACATTTTCACCAAGAGGAGCAATCCAATTCGTGTCAAATGCTTCCTGCACATATTGTAATTCATAACCTTCTTTACTCATATGTGGTGATGCTAAAAATATCCGCTCATTCATTCCAAAGTCTACCCTTCTGTTTTAAACTGATGCCTTCTCCTTTTTCACTTTCTCCACTAAATACTTCAACAGTTCTTCCCGTATCTCTTCATTTTCCAACGCTAGGTCAATGGTCGTCTTCACAAAGCCTAGCTTCTCACCAACATCATAGCGTTTCCCCTCAAAATCATACGCGTAGACGTTTTGCACTTCATTTAACTTTTGAATCGCATCGGTTAATTGAATTTCTCCGCCCGCACCGATTTCCTGTTTATCAAGGAAGGTGAAAATTTCCGGTGTTAACACGTAACGCCCCATGATCGCTAAGTTCGATGGTGCTGTTCCTTGCTTCGGTTTTTCGACAAAGTGATCCACTTGGTAGCGACGTCCTTCAATCGTATTTGGATCAACAATCCCGTAGCGGTGCGTTTCGCTATCAGGTACTTGCTGTACACCGACAACAGAAGATTGGGTTTCTTCAAATTGATCGATCAACTGGCGAAGACCAGGTGTATCAGCTTGGACGATATCGTCGCCAAGTAAAACAGCAAACGGTTCGTTGCCAATAAATTTGCGGGCACACCAAACGGCGTGACCTAATCCTTTTGGTTCTTTTTGACGAATATAATGAATATCGACCTTGGAAGGATGCTTTACCTTTTCCAGTAAATCAAACTTCTCCTTTTTTATCAAGTTATCTTCCAGTTCAAAATTGTTATCAAAATGATCCTCAATCGCGCGTTTTCCTTTTCCAGTAACAATAATAATGTCTTCAATACCTGATTGGACAGCTTCTTCAACGATATATTGAATCGTTGGCTTATCAACAATTGGCAGCATTTCTTTTGGCATTGCTTTTGTTGCTGGTAGGAATCTCGTTCCTAATCCTGCAGCTGGAATAATTGCTTTTTTAATTGTACGCATGAATAAATCCCCCTTCTTATATTACGAGCCTTTCACTGTTACATATGCATGTTCCATATAGACTATTTCCATGAGTGCATCTTTTAAATCTTTGCGTGTATAGCTTTCAAACGTTTCGATCATTCCGTTGATCACGTCTTGGTCGACTTCGGACGTTTTGCCGACATATATCTTTTCATAAACCGCATCGGAGTGCACTTCATCTTCACCAAGCAGTTCCTCGTACATTTTCTCACCCGGTCGGATACCAGTAAATTCAATTGGAATTTCTTCTTCCGTATAGCCGGATAGCTTGATCAAATTTTTTGCTAGGTCAACGATTTTTACAGGCTCACCCATATCAAGGACGAAAATTTCGCCGCCTTTAGCTAGAGTTCCAGCCTGAATAACAAGACGGGAAGCTTCCGGTATCGTCATAAAATAGCGAGTCATCTTTGGATCAGTCACAGTAACTGGACCGCCATCGGCAATTTGTTTTCTAAAAAGCGGAATAACACTGCCTCTGCTTCCTAATACGTTTCCGAATCGAACAGCGGTGAACTTCGTCTTACTACGTGCCGATAAATCTTGGATAACCATTTCCGCAATGCGCTTTGTAGCTCCCATGACATTTGTCGGGTTGACCGCCTTATCCGTCGATACTAATACGAATGTATGTATACCAAATGTATCAGCAGCCTCCGCGACATTCTTGGTACCGATAATATTATTTTTTACTGCTTCATGTGGGTTCTGTTCCATTAATGGGACATGCTTGTGGGCTGCTGCATGATAGACAATACGGGGTTTGTACATCTCCATAATCTCAAACATGCGGTCACGATCCTGAACATCGCCGATAACCGGGATAATTTCAATGCCTGCGTCACGATATTTCCCACGTAATTCCATATCAATCGAATAAATGCTGAATTCACCATGACCTACTAAAATAATTTTGCTTGGAGAAAATTTCATAACTTGCCGGCATATTTCGGAACCGATTGACCCACCTGCACCAGTAACCATAACCGTTTGGTCGGTCACATATTTAGAAATCGCATGAATATCAAGTTCCACGGGTTCGCGTCCCAATAGGTCCTCGACTTCAATATTTTTCAAGCTGCTGACGGTAACTTTACCGGTCATTAAATCTTCAAGTTTCGGGATCATTTGCACTTTTGCATTTGTTTGATTACAAAAGTCGACAATTTTCTTCAATTGACCATTACGAAGCGACGGGATCGCAATAACGATATATTCTATCCCCATATCACCAACGATTTGTGGAATATCCCGCACCCTTCCTTTTACAGGAATATTATATAATTGCATTTTTTGTTTCGTTAAATCATCATCGACAAACGCAACTGGACAAAGCTCTGCTTCTTGGCTCTGATCACGTAATTGTCGAGCAATCATCGCACCCGCTGCCCCAGCACCTACGATAAGTGTCCGTTTATGGTCACGGTCATCTTTTATGTATCGGTCGCGTAAAATGCGCCATATAAATCGTGAACCACCAATAAATATAATATGTAACATCCATGTAACGAGCAGTGCTCGCTTGTAAAGACTGAAATCATTGGCTATGTATTGCACAATAGCTGCTCCAATAACAGAAAACGTTACAGCCTGCACGATGGCAATTAATTCACCAACGCTGGCATAGGCCCATACTTTGTTGTACAGCTTAAATATGTACGCAAACACATGATGAAAGACTAGAAGTGCTATTGCGCTAATAACGATTGCGTCCATGCTGACAACAGATGTATAAGGGTATACGACCCACGACGCAATAAAAATGGCTGTCGTGA
This genomic interval from Virgibacillus pantothenticus contains the following:
- a CDS encoding glycosyltransferase family 4 protein, yielding MRRIFITYRSFFDMEGENYTVGGIQTYIRQLAKVIERRDEVPVIVQFSNRNFKKKYNNIDVHGVKVNMSSKEKKKAKILTEFVEELSGNDDVIIFATEDLFVPTSIKHVIAIQHGVGWDIPNTNHFTKRYLLLEVIRKSVGNYLRLKKIREIKNIVSVDYNFVNWYRTQVFCNKNAIYPIPNSTKIKKSIPAKEKDIIRIMFARRFVQVRGTRLFSNVIKVIMEKYGNVYVTFAGEGPDEGYLKKMFNKNPKVEFIKYKSENSLEFHQKHHIAVVPTLGSEGTSLSLLEAMASKCAVVATNIGGMANILIDNYNGFLINPDELELYEAIQKLILNERLRERLSANAYNTVLEGFNNELWEKKWSRIIDKVVEE
- a CDS encoding glycosyltransferase family 2 protein — its product is MENTKNPIVSIIITTYKRSDMLKRAIDSVLNQSYKKIEVIVVDDNEPSTQYRKETELILADYASNPKIKYIRHPKNMNGAAARNTGIRNSKGNYICFLDDDDWYLSDKVKEQVMYLLDNKKFDGVYCGWNRNNKEVIPTKEGDLTFGLLSGTHLVLTNTIMIKREAAILCGGWDERFQRNQEAAFLLRFFNHGYRLGVVKKVLVQFDTRDRSNVADPKENEENFNFYLKIHEKQIEACDKVYKNGKKIIYSYRYRGVLLNYIKCKEYLAAFRFYLRVIKFIPLRFNIDLLIYITKKIKDCTVRL
- a CDS encoding polysaccharide biosynthesis protein, which produces MGYKSRLGLLILLDSVIVTTAIFIASWVVYPYTSVVSMDAIVISAIALLVFHHVFAYIFKLYNKVWAYASVGELIAIVQAVTFSVIGAAIVQYIANDFSLYKRALLVTWMLHIIFIGGSRFIWRILRDRYIKDDRDHKRTLIVGAGAAGAMIARQLRDQSQEAELCPVAFVDDDLTKQKMQLYNIPVKGRVRDIPQIVGDMGIEYIVIAIPSLRNGQLKKIVDFCNQTNAKVQMIPKLEDLMTGKVTVSSLKNIEVEDLLGREPVELDIHAISKYVTDQTVMVTGAGGSIGSEICRQVMKFSPSKIILVGHGEFSIYSIDMELRGKYRDAGIEIIPVIGDVQDRDRMFEIMEMYKPRIVYHAAAHKHVPLMEQNPHEAVKNNIIGTKNVAEAADTFGIHTFVLVSTDKAVNPTNVMGATKRIAEMVIQDLSARSKTKFTAVRFGNVLGSRGSVIPLFRKQIADGGPVTVTDPKMTRYFMTIPEASRLVIQAGTLAKGGEIFVLDMGEPVKIVDLAKNLIKLSGYTEEEIPIEFTGIRPGEKMYEELLGEDEVHSDAVYEKIYVGKTSEVDQDVINGMIETFESYTRKDLKDALMEIVYMEHAYVTVKGS
- a CDS encoding sugar transferase, with protein sequence MEKYKGGIYRRFLKRPMDFILSLIAIIVLSPLLIVIAILVKTKLGTPILFKQRRPGMNEEIFTMYKFRTMTNEEDDNGYLLPDSERLTKFGEFLRSTSLDELPELFNILKGDMSIVGPRPLLERYLPYYSKVEKLRHTVRPGLTGLAQVNGRNNLEWSDRLEIDIEYVRNINLLLDLSIILKTITKTIRSEDITVVDKSSIKDLDDERRTSIENKGIGN
- a CDS encoding glycosyltransferase family 2 protein; translated protein: MKLQVLVSTMHQKDKSLLEKMNIQSDAIIINQCETNKVEELKYNKYNIKFMSFSERGVGLSRNNALMRMDGEIGLMADDDMVYRNGYPKTVIEAFKKNPQADIIMFNVPIHMKNGGTIKKIKKNGRVRIFNSLKFGTVNIAFKKESIIKNNIFFSLLFGGGARYGSGEDSLFIRDAFKKGLKIYSSTDIIADIKENQSTWFTGYNEDYFFDRGALFQALGGNLISFLLMFQFLLRKKELYDEYIGPLCAFKQMLKGRKDFLKRDDISS
- a CDS encoding GNAT family N-acetyltransferase, which translates into the protein MKIRELGIEDFSTHKDTILEMLIDSYTSNFGVSYKTSISIAYEKIDQIPCYLEQNNAILVGAFEKGKLIGIVWLYKHKYFNELRLHINQIIIEKNCRGKGIGTILITEVQKIAKDKGIRTIDLLVSESNLKVVELYNSLGFITERRRMKKEL
- a CDS encoding DegT/DnrJ/EryC1/StrS family aminotransferase; translated protein: MNERIFLASPHMSKEGYELQYVQEAFDTNWIAPLGENVNQFENELADKVGIKSAAALSSGTAAIHLALKAAGVGEGDIVFCPSLTFSASANPIIYQSAIPVFIDSDEKTWNMDPDALEEAFEKYPNVKAVIVVHLYGLSADMDRIIDLCNKYDVALIEDAAESLGSYYKGKQTGTFGDYGIFSFNGNKIITTSGGGMLISNNEDKIAKARFWATQARDKARHYQHSELGYNYRMSNVVAGIGRGQLKVLDERVAKKTYIFDFYKKELKDLEDINFMPTNSFDAPNRWLSCITLNGKVRPVDIMEALEEENIESRPIWKPMHMQPFFEAYDFIGNDVAENLFENGVCLPSDTKMTDEDLGRVVKIIKGLWL
- a CDS encoding O-antigen ligase family protein produces the protein MSFGFNFMLPAFTGLYIGGKYLNIKWMKIISFFAFIEVVIFANKGSALAALFIVFLFNVIPIKKSINKKSVIIKGTFLYGIIFIGCYLVWNNLTNMLNFLINLTDKLNFNSYSLSTFKNMLIYNSFEIGLTGREILWQKAIEYFKINFLIGNGTAAFHSSFGVYPHNFILEIITSYGLLGLCVFFIIWSRSFKVMLNSAFYDKIFYMIIFSLWFIPLFFSLNIFESKEFWVFMIIGFKEIHAVVKKSTKTHY
- a CDS encoding lipid II:glycine glycyltransferase FemX — protein: MLSLIEASDREKWNKIVKGFRDYDIYYLNEYTNAFKIHGDGEPVLFYYEDSNIKAINVVMLRDIANNINFSDTLSENQYFDITTPYGYGGFLVEGKVTKDSIKQLNNEYIEKCNKRGIISEFVRFHPVLKNSDILEGLYDISELGKTITIKLDSQQQIWTDITSKNRNMIRKAKKSGVLIYWGRDVNLFHKFKVLYNATMDRDNAKDYYYFEKDFYDSILNDLKHNSMIFYALYENRIIAMSIILFSNQQMHYHLSASDITYRHLAPTNLLLYEAACWGCENGHKSFHLGGGIGSKEDNLYKFKKAFNKNHHNVFTIGKKIFNQELYNKLTEIRRENTSDIQDNMYFPKYRAEN
- a CDS encoding glycosyltransferase family 2 protein, yielding MEFFLKAIFFLSAFIIFWGMIGYPLSIKILGRVIKKKKIIKDYSYEPTVTVMVVAHNEEKVIKTKLDNLLEINYPKDRIKFLIASDNSSDRTNDIVRDFINKHTDIDIRLYEVKERMGKTNAQNEAQKTVRTDYLVMTDANSMLDKDSVKELMATFTSEDIAYVSGKLVISNDSVNDVSNSEASYWDSDLEIREIEGRIQSITAGNGAIYACRNESYYDFNPINSHDASMPLHYALNNKRAICNHDAIAYEKAGETIEDEFSRKVRMNRVILKAILPDLRLLNIIKYKWFSYFYFGHRTCRYLLWISHLFLLISNVFLIEESLFYLLIFIGQITFYILALIKAFTKINNKYLNLIYYYCITILAQWVGVYNIFTGKAKPFWEKAESTR
- the galU gene encoding UTP--glucose-1-phosphate uridylyltransferase GalU, encoding MRTIKKAIIPAAGLGTRFLPATKAMPKEMLPIVDKPTIQYIVEEAVQSGIEDIIIVTGKGKRAIEDHFDNNFELEDNLIKKEKFDLLEKVKHPSKVDIHYIRQKEPKGLGHAVWCARKFIGNEPFAVLLGDDIVQADTPGLRQLIDQFEETQSSVVGVQQVPDSETHRYGIVDPNTIEGRRYQVDHFVEKPKQGTAPSNLAIMGRYVLTPEIFTFLDKQEIGAGGEIQLTDAIQKLNEVQNVYAYDFEGKRYDVGEKLGFVKTTIDLALENEEIREELLKYLVEKVKKEKASV